One Methanobrevibacter sp. V74 DNA window includes the following coding sequences:
- a CDS encoding acyltransferase, whose product MIFDKLKKKFYQHRCQRVAKSYGSGFKVNGESYVTPKTTLRNNVNFNGMKIQGNGNVIIGDNFHSGIECMIITSIHNYDNGDAIPYDNTIISKDVIIEDNVWLGNRVTILPGVRICEGAIIQAGSVVVKDVEKYAIAGGHPAKVFKHRDIDHYEELKQEGKFH is encoded by the coding sequence ATGATTTTTGATAAATTAAAGAAAAAATTTTATCAACATAGATGCCAGAGAGTTGCAAAAAGTTATGGTAGCGGCTTCAAGGTAAATGGGGAAAGTTACGTTACACCAAAAACCACTTTGAGAAATAATGTTAATTTTAATGGAATGAAAATTCAAGGAAACGGCAATGTCATTATCGGGGACAATTTCCATTCAGGCATTGAATGCATGATAATTACAAGCATCCACAATTATGATAATGGTGATGCGATACCCTATGACAATACAATTATCTCAAAAGACGTTATAATTGAAGATAATGTATGGCTAGGAAATCGTGTGACAATATTGCCCGGAGTAAGGATTTGTGAAGGTGCAATTATTCAGGCAGGAAGCGTCGTAGTTAAAGATGTTGAAAAATATGCAATAGCCGGAGGCCATCCTGCAAAAGTCTTTAAACATCGCGATATTGACCATTATGAAGAATTAAAACAAGAAGGGAAATTCCACTAA
- a CDS encoding N-acetylneuraminate synthase family protein, translating into MKIFKRYPYLIAEIGVNFYDIAKKEGMSDMAAAKFMINEAKECGVDAVKFQSYKAETIASKNSPAYWDLSEEPTTSQFELFKKFDKFGVGEYRELAEYCQNIGINFLSTPFDFEAVDYLDEFMDVYKISSSDLTNIPFIQYIATKNKPILLSTGASTLNEIKAAVNAIEEVSTIDIAIMHCVLSYPTAYEDANLLMIKDLAANFPDYEIGYSDHTKPDKNMAVLTTAYSYGAAIIEKHFTLDKTLPGNDHYHAMDPDDVIKFKWNVHFLSKINGKKNKQPLICESSSRRQARRSIVAANDINKGDVIAAEDLTFKRPGTGIYPSEIDYVVGKTAKIDILEDTLLDFDMLE; encoded by the coding sequence ATGAAAATTTTTAAAAGATACCCATATTTAATAGCAGAAATCGGTGTTAATTTTTATGACATTGCTAAAAAAGAAGGAATGTCTGACATGGCCGCAGCTAAATTCATGATTAATGAAGCAAAAGAATGTGGTGTAGATGCAGTAAAGTTTCAATCATATAAAGCTGAAACAATAGCATCAAAAAACTCTCCTGCTTATTGGGATTTATCTGAAGAGCCGACTACTTCTCAATTTGAACTGTTTAAAAAATTTGATAAGTTCGGTGTTGGGGAATACAGGGAACTTGCAGAGTATTGTCAAAATATCGGAATCAACTTTTTATCCACTCCATTTGATTTTGAAGCCGTTGATTATTTGGATGAATTCATGGATGTTTATAAAATTTCCTCTTCTGATTTAACGAATATTCCATTTATTCAATATATTGCAACTAAAAACAAACCTATTTTACTTTCCACCGGCGCATCAACATTAAATGAGATTAAAGCGGCAGTCAATGCTATTGAAGAAGTTTCCACTATCGATATTGCAATTATGCATTGTGTTTTATCTTATCCTACAGCATATGAGGATGCTAATTTGTTGATGATTAAAGATTTAGCTGCAAATTTCCCTGATTATGAAATAGGGTATTCTGATCACACAAAACCTGATAAGAATATGGCTGTTTTAACAACCGCTTATAGTTATGGAGCAGCAATAATTGAAAAACATTTCACATTAGATAAAACACTTCCGGGTAATGATCACTACCATGCAATGGATCCTGATGATGTTATTAAATTCAAATGGAATGTTCATTTCTTATCAAAAATTAATGGTAAAAAGAATAAACAGCCATTAATTTGCGAATCTTCTTCCAGAAGACAAGCAAGAAGATCAATCGTTGCCGCAAATGATATTAATAAAGGTGATGTGATAGCTGCTGAGGATTTAACATTCAAACGTCCGGGAACTGGTATTTATCCTTCCGAAATTGACTATGTCGTTGGAAAAACTGCAAAGATAGACATTTTGGAAGATACATTACTTGATTTTGACATGTTGGAATAA
- a CDS encoding UDP-2,4-diacetamido-2,4,6-trideoxy-beta-L-altropyranose hydrolase, with protein sequence MFNNNKILVVIPARGGSKGIPRKNIRLLDNKPLISYSINIAKSSAYVDDVVVTTDDSEIALLSEKFGASVIRRSKDLARDEIPLDPVVYDAMIQKEKQAFDEYDLVITLQPTSPLLKTSTLDMAIEKFEDFGIDSVLSVVDDRHLSWRYNEDNQRYFPNYVERKNRQYLPKNFRETGAILATRRHCMHEDSRLGVNVDLIEVSREESVDIDNYEDWWIAENYLQKKRIAIVVNAYDEIGTGHVYRCLSIASKLVFHDVLFFLDESHQLGIDIVNNYNYPFTTYDGSDDLLNKLRQYSPQLVVNDILDTTREYVTILKNNGYFVVNFEDLGTGTEVADVVFDALYEHEIGEKNVFTGHKYYILKDEFYFQPQKIITQGVNNILITFGGTDPNNFTEKVIDSILTTNYEGRINVILGLGYRDIEGLISKYEPYPSIQIYKNVLNISEFMFKADIIFTSSGRTMYEVCSLGVPTICLCQNERELTHVFANSRNGFINLGLGVDVGRQEIIDEFINLVNNYDLRREMNEKMLATDLKDGFENVWSIVREEYRKFVLEVKHENF encoded by the coding sequence ATGTTTAACAATAATAAAATTTTAGTAGTTATTCCTGCAAGAGGGGGTTCAAAAGGTATTCCTCGTAAAAATATTCGTTTACTTGATAACAAGCCTTTAATCTCTTATTCCATCAATATAGCTAAATCTTCAGCATATGTTGATGATGTTGTCGTAACTACTGATGATTCTGAAATAGCATTATTATCTGAAAAATTTGGTGCAAGCGTTATAAGACGCTCTAAAGATTTGGCGAGGGATGAGATTCCACTTGATCCGGTTGTTTATGATGCTATGATTCAAAAAGAAAAACAGGCTTTTGATGAATATGATTTGGTAATCACACTTCAACCAACTTCCCCATTGTTAAAAACTTCAACTTTAGATATGGCTATTGAAAAATTTGAAGATTTTGGGATAGATAGTGTATTGTCTGTTGTAGATGATAGGCATTTAAGTTGGAGATATAATGAGGATAATCAGAGATATTTCCCAAATTATGTTGAGAGAAAAAACAGACAATATTTGCCAAAAAATTTTAGAGAAACGGGAGCAATTCTTGCAACCCGCAGACATTGCATGCATGAAGATTCACGTTTAGGAGTTAATGTTGACTTAATTGAAGTATCACGTGAAGAAAGTGTCGATATTGATAATTATGAAGATTGGTGGATTGCTGAGAATTATCTGCAGAAAAAAAGAATAGCTATTGTCGTAAATGCTTATGATGAAATCGGCACTGGCCATGTTTACAGGTGTTTGTCAATTGCCTCTAAACTGGTTTTCCATGATGTATTATTTTTCCTTGATGAATCTCATCAGTTAGGAATCGACATTGTAAATAATTATAATTATCCATTCACTACATATGATGGCAGTGATGATTTATTAAATAAGTTAAGACAATACTCTCCACAGCTTGTAGTTAATGATATTTTAGACACTACTCGTGAATATGTTACTATCTTAAAAAATAATGGTTATTTTGTAGTTAATTTTGAGGATTTGGGAACTGGTACGGAAGTAGCTGATGTGGTCTTTGATGCATTATATGAGCATGAGATTGGTGAAAAAAATGTTTTCACAGGTCATAAATATTATATTTTAAAAGATGAATTTTACTTTCAACCTCAAAAAATCATCACTCAAGGGGTTAACAACATTTTAATCACCTTTGGCGGAACCGACCCAAATAATTTCACAGAAAAGGTCATTGATTCAATTTTAACTACTAATTATGAGGGAAGAATTAATGTAATACTTGGATTAGGTTACAGGGATATTGAAGGACTTATTTCTAAATATGAACCTTATCCGTCAATTCAAATTTATAAAAATGTTTTAAATATTAGTGAATTCATGTTCAAAGCAGATATAATATTTACTTCTTCTGGCAGAACAATGTATGAGGTTTGTTCACTGGGTGTTCCAACAATCTGTCTGTGTCAAAATGAAAGAGAGTTAACTCATGTCTTTGCTAACAGTAGAAATGGTTTTATTAATCTGGGTTTGGGTGTTGATGTTGGAAGGCAAGAAATAATCGATGAATTTATTAATTTAGTTAATAATTATGATTTAAGAAGAGAAATGAATGAAAAAATGTTGGCTACTGATTTAAAAGACGGTTTTGAAAATGTTTGGTCTATTGTTCGTGAAGAATATCGCAAATTTGTCCTAGAGGTAAAACATGAAAATTTTTAA
- a CDS encoding phosphoglycolate phosphatase: MTIEAIAVDIDGTITDEKRQICISAIEALRKAEDAGIPTIIVTGNVVNFAYAAEVFIGCSGGLIAENGGIVFKEGQNDNAVETMIERDFITSAENHLKEKLGDKFNEHASHDNMYRLTETVFYKTIYKKEIEDALKDFKYSDQLEIYDSGFALHITDKRVNKGTSLKYLCERNGINMKNVMAIGDSLNDEEFLREVGYKIAVGNADDKLKEVSTYTCENFFGDGVAEAIEKFAL, translated from the coding sequence ATGACAATTGAAGCAATAGCAGTTGATATTGATGGTACAATAACCGATGAGAAACGTCAAATATGCATCTCAGCAATCGAAGCTTTAAGAAAAGCTGAAGATGCGGGAATTCCAACAATTATAGTCACCGGAAATGTTGTTAATTTTGCATATGCTGCAGAAGTGTTTATCGGATGCAGCGGAGGATTAATTGCAGAAAACGGAGGAATCGTTTTTAAGGAAGGTCAAAATGACAATGCTGTTGAAACCATGATAGAACGTGATTTTATAACCTCCGCTGAAAATCACTTAAAAGAAAAGTTAGGTGATAAATTTAACGAACATGCATCTCACGATAATATGTACCGTTTAACAGAAACCGTGTTTTACAAAACTATTTATAAAAAAGAAATAGAAGATGCCCTAAAAGATTTTAAATATAGTGATCAGCTTGAAATCTACGATAGTGGTTTTGCACTTCACATTACCGATAAACGTGTTAATAAAGGAACTTCCCTTAAATATTTATGTGAAAGAAATGGAATAAACATGAAAAATGTAATGGCTATTGGGGACAGTCTAAATGATGAAGAATTTTTAAGAGAAGTTGGATATAAAATAGCTGTTGGAAATGCAGACGACAAATTAAAAGAGGTTAGTACTTATACTTGTGAAAATTTCTTCGGTGATGGAGTAGCCGAAGCCATTGAGAAATTTGCATTATAG
- a CDS encoding sialyltransferase: protein MVSVRDICEAFFSLEEKYNLNYQEIQGCFAWQLIRMHLYYDITRKTQMFGAPQQKSLSLLDKVNSFLPFFKNSLLHNPFTGKYNKDILIFDHSRKVIFNDEYCDIYSNFLVDFLSDDYSFEVLESPYLNHHFTQKQDYISYTDAIQLGSYIHKKLNKIEFSQSEKELILKVQNELESIFNIELNIPWMLTTHILNFQYDYKKYIELFKKRNPKIVFVVVAYENHPIVAAAKHLGIEVIELQHGTITDYHLGYSYPEKTRLNGEIPYFPDKILSFGDYWLNEDTCPIIRENVIPIGFSYFESQSKDFIGIEAIDNQILFISQGVIGRYLSKLAVEFAKTQKDLKIIYKLHPGEYATWRENYPELAEVSSSHNFEVIDNSEVPLYKLLAESNYQVGAFSTAIYEGLMFNCKTFILDVPGVEYLNDLIEKGYVFKIRDADDLNDNLDEFKPAVYDKNFFFKNFDKGLLKRVVDNG from the coding sequence ATGGTTAGTGTTCGCGATATCTGTGAGGCATTTTTTAGTCTTGAAGAGAAATATAATCTTAATTATCAGGAAATTCAAGGCTGTTTTGCTTGGCAATTAATTAGAATGCATCTCTATTATGATATCACACGAAAAACACAAATGTTTGGAGCCCCCCAACAAAAATCTTTATCTCTTTTAGATAAGGTAAATTCATTTTTACCTTTTTTTAAAAATTCATTACTTCACAATCCTTTCACTGGAAAATACAATAAGGACATTTTAATTTTTGACCATTCCCGTAAGGTTATCTTTAATGACGAGTATTGTGATATTTACAGTAACTTTTTAGTGGACTTTTTAAGTGATGACTATTCATTTGAGGTTTTGGAATCTCCTTATTTAAATCATCATTTCACACAAAAACAGGATTATATCTCATACACTGATGCGATTCAGTTAGGTTCTTATATTCACAAAAAGCTTAACAAGATAGAATTTAGTCAAAGTGAAAAGGAACTTATTTTAAAAGTTCAAAATGAACTTGAATCAATTTTTAACATTGAGCTTAATATTCCATGGATGTTAACAACACATATTTTAAATTTTCAATATGATTATAAAAAATATATTGAGTTGTTTAAAAAAAGAAATCCTAAAATTGTGTTTGTTGTTGTAGCTTATGAAAATCATCCTATTGTAGCCGCCGCTAAACATCTGGGAATTGAAGTCATTGAACTTCAACATGGAACCATTACAGATTATCATTTAGGATATTCTTATCCTGAAAAAACTAGATTAAATGGCGAAATTCCCTATTTCCCAGATAAAATATTGTCTTTTGGAGATTATTGGCTGAATGAGGATACTTGTCCGATTATCCGGGAAAATGTCATTCCTATTGGATTTTCATATTTCGAATCCCAATCTAAAGACTTCATTGGCATTGAAGCTATTGATAATCAAATACTGTTCATATCTCAGGGGGTAATAGGCAGATATTTATCAAAACTCGCAGTTGAATTTGCAAAAACTCAAAAGGATTTAAAAATTATTTATAAATTGCATCCTGGAGAATATGCAACTTGGAGAGAAAACTATCCTGAATTAGCTGAAGTTTCAAGTTCTCACAATTTTGAAGTCATCGATAATAGTGAAGTTCCTTTGTATAAGTTATTGGCGGAATCTAATTATCAGGTGGGAGCATTTTCAACAGCTATCTATGAAGGTTTGATGTTTAATTGCAAAACATTTATTTTGGATGTTCCGGGAGTTGAATATCTAAATGATTTAATTGAAAAGGGTTATGTTTTTAAAATTAGGGATGCTGATGATTTAAATGATAATTTAGATGAATTCAAACCAGCTGTTTATGATAAAAATTTCTTTTTTAAGAATTTCGATAAAGGCCTGTTAAAGAGAGTGGTTGACAATGGATGA
- a CDS encoding oligosaccharide flippase family protein, giving the protein MDEYVKFIKRIGIVGIANILISISGLIFIPIITKSFSTADYGVWSQVNTFVSLVPNIVNLGLPYTMVRFLAAEKDKTIIKQSFYSMMLLVLASTIVMIVALSIFSNQIALALFDGSMQIMYIVIVMAFFACLDLMLLSYFRTFQQITLYSTFLVLQTYIGVILSIILTWMHQPIDVVVLGRLSGFLLVFVAMAILIVRDLGFTTKLKSLKDELKFAIPTVPNNVSSWVVDSCDKIVIGVFLGSAAVGCYSPGYSLGNIILMFLTPFAVLLPAVLPEYYEKGDMDKVDTFLTYSLKYYLLITIPATVGLSLLSKPVLYILTTTIIADSGYLVTPMVALGAMFMGIYGIVNNIIILEKKTMILSHIWITVAILNIVLNIFAVPYIGIYGAGITTLICYFFAFVITLIYSKRYARLPFDYKSIAKIIIASVVMGVFVGIANPTGIINIAIVVLGAVVIYFAVLFLLKGINKKEIELIQSMV; this is encoded by the coding sequence ATGGATGAATATGTAAAATTCATCAAAAGAATTGGCATAGTGGGTATTGCAAATATATTAATATCTATCAGCGGATTAATATTCATTCCAATCATTACTAAGAGTTTTTCGACTGCGGATTATGGTGTTTGGTCTCAGGTAAATACGTTTGTATCTTTGGTTCCAAATATTGTTAATTTGGGTCTTCCATATACTATGGTGAGATTTTTAGCTGCTGAAAAGGACAAAACAATTATCAAGCAATCATTTTACTCAATGATGCTATTGGTTTTAGCGTCAACAATAGTCATGATTGTAGCATTGTCAATATTCTCAAACCAAATAGCTTTAGCTTTATTTGATGGAAGCATGCAGATAATGTACATCGTTATTGTGATGGCATTTTTCGCATGTTTAGATTTGATGTTATTGAGCTATTTTAGAACATTTCAGCAAATTACTCTTTATTCAACTTTCTTAGTGTTGCAGACTTATATTGGTGTGATATTAAGCATTATTTTAACATGGATGCATCAACCAATAGATGTGGTTGTTTTAGGGCGTTTGTCAGGTTTTCTTTTGGTATTTGTAGCAATGGCTATTTTAATTGTTAGGGATTTGGGTTTTACAACTAAACTTAAGAGTCTGAAGGATGAATTGAAATTTGCCATTCCTACTGTTCCGAATAATGTATCTTCATGGGTTGTTGATTCATGTGATAAAATAGTTATCGGTGTTTTTCTAGGATCTGCTGCTGTAGGATGTTATTCTCCGGGTTATTCGCTAGGAAATATTATACTGATGTTTTTAACTCCATTTGCAGTTTTACTCCCCGCGGTATTGCCTGAATATTATGAAAAAGGGGATATGGATAAGGTAGATACATTTTTAACTTATTCATTGAAATATTATCTTTTAATCACTATTCCTGCTACAGTAGGTTTAAGTTTACTTTCTAAACCGGTGCTTTATATTTTAACTACAACCATTATTGCAGATAGCGGATATTTGGTCACTCCAATGGTGGCTTTAGGTGCAATGTTTATGGGTATATACGGTATCGTGAATAACATAATCATTTTAGAGAAAAAAACAATGATATTAAGCCATATATGGATTACTGTAGCTATTTTAAATATTGTATTGAATATATTTGCAGTTCCATATATTGGAATTTATGGAGCAGGTATAACCACTTTAATTTGTTATTTCTTTGCATTTGTAATTACTTTAATTTATTCTAAAAGATATGCTCGCTTACCATTTGATTATAAATCAATAGCTAAAATAATAATTGCATCAGTTGTGATGGGTGTGTTTGTTGGCATTGCAAATCCAACGGGCATCATTAATATTGCAATCGTTGTTTTGGGGGCGGTTGTAATTTACTTTGCAGTGTTGTTCTTGTTAAAGGGAATAAATAAAAAAGAAATAGAGTTAATTCAAAGTATGGTGTAA
- the hypD gene encoding hydrogenase formation protein HypD, producing MKEMSKKLLDKINDLATPVKIMHVCGSHEHTIMENGIRSLLPEEVEIIAGPGCPVCVVPSREIDESLELIDKGVTVTTFGDMLRVPGSQKSLADAKAEGGDVRVVYGINRAIEIAEKVDNDVVFVSAGFETTAPTTAAELLSTPPENFSVLSCHRLIPPAIDFLINSGETSLNALIQPGHVCTIIGTKPFEYFSTDYGIPQVVAGFNPLDILMSVYMILRQIHNETPKVENEYKRAVREEGNEVATDMINQVFDVTSREWRGFPKMPNSILEVKKEFDDFNAREKYDIEVKDVNEAPKGCICGPILRGLARPDDCTLFRKACNPLHPIGACMVSKEGTCNIAHRYSRG from the coding sequence ATGAAAGAGATGTCAAAAAAATTGTTAGATAAAATAAATGATTTAGCTACACCAGTTAAAATAATGCATGTTTGCGGCTCACATGAACATACCATCATGGAAAACGGCATTAGGAGTTTACTTCCCGAAGAAGTAGAAATAATTGCCGGACCAGGATGTCCCGTTTGTGTAGTTCCATCACGTGAAATTGATGAATCACTGGAACTTATTGATAAGGGCGTTACAGTAACCACATTTGGGGACATGTTAAGAGTTCCAGGTTCACAAAAATCACTTGCAGATGCTAAAGCAGAAGGTGGAGATGTAAGAGTAGTTTATGGAATCAATAGAGCTATTGAAATAGCTGAAAAAGTAGACAATGATGTTGTTTTTGTCTCAGCAGGTTTTGAAACGACCGCACCAACAACCGCTGCAGAATTACTTTCAACACCTCCAGAAAACTTCTCAGTATTGTCCTGTCACAGATTAATCCCACCGGCAATTGATTTTTTAATCAATTCCGGAGAGACCAGTTTAAATGCTTTAATCCAGCCAGGACACGTTTGCACCATAATTGGAACTAAACCATTCGAATACTTCTCAACAGATTATGGAATCCCACAGGTAGTGGCCGGATTTAACCCATTAGACATATTAATGTCAGTTTATATGATCTTAAGACAAATTCATAATGAAACACCGAAAGTAGAAAATGAATATAAAAGAGCTGTTAGAGAAGAAGGAAATGAAGTTGCAACAGATATGATTAATCAGGTATTTGATGTAACATCTAGAGAATGGAGAGGATTTCCCAAAATGCCAAATTCGATTTTAGAAGTTAAAAAAGAATTTGATGACTTTAATGCCCGTGAAAAATATGATATTGAAGTTAAAGATGTTAATGAAGCTCCAAAGGGCTGTATTTGTGGACCGATTTTAAGAGGTCTTGCACGACCTGACGATTGTACATTATTTAGAAAAGCATGTAATCCACTTCACCCAATCGGAGCATGTATGGTAAGCAAAGAAGGAACTTGTAACATTGCCCACAGATATTCAAGAGGATAA
- a CDS encoding NERD domain-containing protein produces the protein MKVVCCKNCGAKYQLDDDDDISTFECSSCAGDLEYLENYSNGEIRQNKSFTNTFKYDNSHIVQCEDCGLKYKIKSSDSILDYECDSCGGFLRYLDDDMNKELDKYIEERTIELENIKQESNVNEPTSEEITNEEQDHSLKSFTDKLGEFFSEESMLQIAHDERNEQEIEDEPFIKTARTTIPDAVLSKFGKEFAIPKTNDYYILKDFLKTEFFKSMDKYYPNTGKKQKSSGSFLNRISIKEPENDEIVPNETSLNDELNYDEVNIDMNRTILIIGAFIFIGSIIEILTINSGVGIITLFIGVILLCYGIYKTRDVQQTEERSRIIREHLLTLPNEYYVFYNVKIPTAPSGINHLVVGPTGIYALLSQKYNPKLRLESENENLNLIGSSESDENKLEEIPNYGSERRFRYTTKQAKFSQDNKIKQKALSLGEDLINFLSENNIKNCFVEPLVGFINHEVVVINMPLTDEDLFIEELLNQIKNSTIKLDQETIDKCAVLVNKYSADCSAEI, from the coding sequence ATGAAAGTTGTATGCTGTAAGAACTGTGGTGCAAAATACCAGCTCGATGATGATGACGATATATCCACATTTGAGTGTTCTTCATGTGCAGGTGACTTAGAATACTTAGAAAATTATTCTAATGGTGAAATTAGGCAAAACAAGTCATTTACTAATACATTCAAATATGATAATTCCCATATTGTTCAATGTGAAGATTGCGGATTAAAATATAAAATTAAAAGTAGCGACAGCATACTTGATTATGAATGTGATAGTTGTGGTGGATTTTTAAGATATTTAGACGATGACATGAATAAAGAATTGGATAAATATATTGAAGAGAGAACAATAGAGCTTGAAAACATAAAGCAGGAATCTAATGTCAACGAACCAACATCTGAAGAAATAACAAATGAAGAACAAGACCACTCTTTAAAATCATTTACTGACAAACTTGGAGAATTCTTTTCAGAAGAAAGTATGCTCCAGATAGCTCATGATGAGAGAAATGAACAGGAAATTGAAGATGAACCATTTATTAAAACCGCAAGAACTACAATTCCTGATGCTGTTTTATCTAAATTCGGAAAAGAATTTGCTATTCCAAAAACAAATGATTATTATATTTTAAAGGATTTCCTTAAAACAGAATTCTTTAAGAGTATGGATAAATATTATCCCAATACTGGAAAAAAACAAAAGAGTTCTGGAAGTTTTCTCAATAGGATAAGTATTAAAGAACCTGAAAATGATGAAATAGTGCCTAATGAAACTTCACTTAATGATGAATTAAATTATGATGAAGTTAATATAGATATGAATCGGACAATATTAATCATTGGAGCATTTATTTTTATAGGCAGTATCATTGAAATATTAACTATTAACAGTGGTGTGGGAATCATAACATTATTTATTGGAGTAATTTTATTATGTTATGGAATTTATAAGACTAGGGACGTTCAACAAACCGAAGAAAGATCAAGAATCATACGGGAACATTTATTGACTCTTCCTAATGAATACTATGTCTTTTACAATGTTAAAATACCAACCGCTCCATCTGGTATAAATCATTTAGTTGTTGGTCCAACTGGAATTTATGCTTTATTATCCCAAAAATATAATCCTAAACTCAGATTAGAATCGGAAAATGAAAATTTAAATTTAATCGGTTCTAGTGAAAGTGATGAAAATAAACTTGAAGAAATTCCAAATTATGGAAGCGAAAGAAGGTTCAGGTATACAACTAAACAGGCTAAGTTTTCACAAGACAATAAAATAAAACAAAAAGCATTGTCCCTAGGGGAAGATTTAATTAACTTTTTAAGCGAAAATAATATAAAAAATTGCTTTGTTGAACCATTAGTTGGATTTATTAACCATGAGGTTGTTGTAATCAATATGCCTTTAACTGATGAAGATTTATTCATTGAAGAATTATTAAATCAAATAAAAAATAGCACTATTAAATTAGACCAAGAAACTATTGACAAATGTGCTGTTTTAGTTAATAAATATTCTGCAGACTGTTCTGCGGAAATTTAA
- a CDS encoding glycosyltransferase, whose protein sequence is MNILHVVTYFAPCFSAGGVVNAAYEIAKTQVENGHDVCVYTTDSCQERIKLENNYNEDIDGIKVFYFRNISNSVKTKLTIDMPISLIRYLKKTINNFDIIHLHEHRHSLAIATHRYAKKNNIPYVLQAHGSVLPFFQKEKMKEIFDKVWGFDILHDASKVFALTEVEKEQYLKMGIKQEDIEIVPLGINLEDYTDFPEKGKFKSRLNIDENDKLILFLGRIHEIKGLDLLIKSFNQISNDNIKLAIVGEDYGFKGEVEKLINEFDLNEKVIFPGVLTGSDKIEALIDCDIFVMPSRYESFTTSGLEAMACSKPLILTKNNHIHTWVKDSVGLVCEFDTDDLSNCIEKLLNNEKLCEEFGKTGRKLIEEKYNWNKVSKQIESIYENCII, encoded by the coding sequence ATGAATATTTTACATGTTGTAACATATTTTGCTCCTTGCTTTTCAGCTGGAGGAGTTGTAAATGCGGCTTATGAAATAGCTAAAACACAAGTTGAAAATGGACATGACGTGTGTGTCTATACTACAGATAGCTGCCAAGAGCGAATTAAACTTGAAAATAATTATAATGAGGATATTGATGGAATAAAGGTTTTTTATTTTAGAAATATTTCAAATAGTGTTAAAACAAAACTTACCATTGACATGCCGATTTCTTTAATTAGATATCTTAAAAAAACAATAAATAATTTTGATATAATCCACCTACATGAACACAGACACTCTTTAGCTATAGCGACACACAGATATGCTAAAAAAAATAATATTCCTTATGTTTTACAAGCTCATGGGTCTGTTCTTCCATTTTTCCAAAAAGAAAAAATGAAAGAAATTTTCGATAAGGTGTGGGGATTTGACATATTGCACGATGCATCTAAAGTATTTGCATTAACAGAAGTTGAAAAAGAACAATATCTAAAAATGGGAATTAAACAAGAAGATATTGAAATTGTTCCCTTAGGCATAAATTTAGAGGACTATACTGACTTTCCAGAGAAAGGCAAATTTAAATCCCGATTAAATATTGATGAAAATGATAAATTAATATTATTTTTAGGAAGAATTCATGAAATTAAAGGTTTGGATTTGTTAATTAAAAGTTTTAACCAGATTTCAAATGACAATATCAAATTAGCAATAGTTGGTGAGGATTATGGTTTTAAAGGGGAAGTTGAGAAATTAATTAACGAATTTGACTTAAATGAAAAAGTTATATTTCCAGGAGTATTGACTGGCAGTGATAAAATTGAGGCGCTAATTGATTGTGACATATTTGTCATGCCATCACGTTATGAATCATTTACAACCAGCGGTCTTGAAGCAATGGCATGTTCAAAGCCATTAATTTTAACAAAAAATAATCATATCCACACATGGGTTAAGGATTCTGTGGGGCTTGTATGTGAATTTGATACTGATGATTTGAGTAATTGTATTGAAAAATTATTGAATAACGAAAAATTATGTGAAGAATTTGGAAAAACTGGTAGAAAACTTATCGAGGAGAAATATAACTGGAATAAAGTTTCCAAGCAAATTGAAAGCATTTATGAAAATTGCATTATATAA